In Cuculus canorus isolate bCucCan1 chromosome 27, bCucCan1.pri, whole genome shotgun sequence, the following proteins share a genomic window:
- the LOC128849252 gene encoding uncharacterized protein LOC128849252 isoform X3, with the protein MPGKLQRSRRGVLGAKRWQSLEERSSSAAAQLGHPVLARSKTYDPSFCKGTEQAAAATQGPPSPWLSKHAASYHKAFGELAEHEELLACFSCAWQREMPYHGRLYISSHYVCFHSSLLLKDIKAVVPVASISSLKKTNTVLLVPNALSIRTAEGEKFLFVSLRQREATYQLLKSVCKHLQDNGWSPLASQRAEEMFRKPLTSSRSDLEQSTPEPDSFQELLGKCPRWTKPNTKARGGGEWRGSSAGSEKRDTPQHAMGLDPCADHPPQHHHPHLPAADGGPAAVLRVHRSARGGAGAAAGGHGGFAKPQLVTTVSGGAGTPSPCIHPPCTRRCEAGKDLAVTRLGGSPGTESGAAQGCSELFICFLGNEVGLGLHRWVPSSPPDCLGNPPKLWGSILLPRCLPVPGAAGAVKRARGLAGLLCPPPFLPRGQRWPSAGHGRDKGTELFC; encoded by the exons ATGCCGGGcaagctgcagaggagcagaaggggGGTGCTAGGTGCAAAGCGGTGGcagagcctggaggagaggagcagcagcgcAGCCGCCCAGCTGGGGCACCCCGTGCTTGCCAG GTCCAAAACTTACGACCCCTCCTTCTGTAAGGggacagagcaggcagcagcggCCACGCagggacccccatccccatgg CTGAGCAAGCATGCTGCCAGCTATCACAAAGCCTTTGGGGAGCTCGCGGAGCATGAAGAGCTGCTGGCCTGCTTCTCCTGTGCCTGGCAGAGAGAGATGCCCTACCATGGCCGCCTGTATATCTCCTCCCACTACGTCTGCTTCCACTCCAGCCTCCTCCTCAAGGACATCAAG GCTGTGGTCCCCGTTGCCTCCATCTCATCCCTCAAGAAGACCAACACTGTGCTCCTGGTGCCCAACGCGCTCAGCATCCGCACGGCTGAGGGGGAGAAG TTCCTCTTTGTGTCACTGCGCCAGCGGGAGGCCACGTACCAGCTCCTGAAGTCGGTCTGCAAGCACCTGCAG GACAATGGCTGGAGCCCCCTGGCCTCTCAGAGGGCTGAGGAAATGTTTAGGAAGCCTCTG ACCTCAAGCCGGTCAGACCTGGAGCAGAGCACCCCGGAGCCCGACAgcttccaggagctgctgggtaAGTGTCCACG ATGGACCAAGCCCAACACCAAggcaaggggaggaggagaatggAGAGGCAGCAGCGCTGGCTCTGAGAAGCG AGACACCCCCCAACATGCTATGGGCTTGGACCCCTGCGCTGATCATCCCCCTCAACACCATCATCCTCATCTACCTGCTGCT GATGGTGGCCCTGCTGCTGTCCTCAGGGTACATCGGTCTGCGCGtggtggagctggagcagcagctggtggcCATGGGGGCTTTGCCAAACCTCAACTTGTCACAACAGTGAGCGGTGGGGCTGGGACCCCCTCACCCTGCATCCACCCCCCATGTACAAGAAGATGTGAAGCTGGCAAGGACCTAGCTGTCACCAGGCTCGGTGGCAGCCCAGGCACAGAGTCAGGGGCTGCTCAGGGCTGCTCAGAGCTCTTCATCTGCTTCTTGGGGAATGAAGTGGGGCTGGGGCTCCATCGCTGGGTGCCTTCCAGCCCCCCAGACTGCCTGGGGAACCCACCTAAGCTGTGGGGCTCCATCCTGCTTCCTCGGTGTCTCCCAGtaccaggagctgcaggggcagTGAAAAGGGCACGGGGGCTGGCTGGGCTCCTGTGCCCACCACCCTTCCTGCCCAGGGGGCAGAGGTGGCCCAGCGCTGGGCATGGCAGGGACAAAGggacagaattattttgttaa
- the LOC128849252 gene encoding uncharacterized protein LOC128849252 isoform X6, with protein MPGKLQRSRRGVLGAKRWQSLEERSSSAAAQLGHPVLARSKTYDPSFCKGTEQAAAATQGPPSPWLSKHAASYHKAFGELAEHEELLACFSCAWQREMPYHGRLYISSHYVCFHSSLLLKDIKAVVPVASISSLKKTNTVLLVPNALSIRTAEGEKFLFVSLRQREATYQLLKSVCKHLQTSSRSDLEQSTPEPDSFQELLGKCPRWTKPNTKARGGGEWRGSSAGSEKRDTPQHAMGLDPCADHPPQHHHPHLPAADGGPAAVLRVHRSARGGAGAAAGGHGGFAKPQLVTTVSGGAGTPSPCIHPPCTRRCEAGKDLAVTRLGGSPGTESGAAQGCSELFICFLGNEVGLGLHRWVPSSPPDCLGNPPKLWGSILLPRCLPVPGAAGAVKRARGLAGLLCPPPFLPRGQRWPSAGHGRDKGTELFC; from the exons ATGCCGGGcaagctgcagaggagcagaaggggGGTGCTAGGTGCAAAGCGGTGGcagagcctggaggagaggagcagcagcgcAGCCGCCCAGCTGGGGCACCCCGTGCTTGCCAG GTCCAAAACTTACGACCCCTCCTTCTGTAAGGggacagagcaggcagcagcggCCACGCagggacccccatccccatgg CTGAGCAAGCATGCTGCCAGCTATCACAAAGCCTTTGGGGAGCTCGCGGAGCATGAAGAGCTGCTGGCCTGCTTCTCCTGTGCCTGGCAGAGAGAGATGCCCTACCATGGCCGCCTGTATATCTCCTCCCACTACGTCTGCTTCCACTCCAGCCTCCTCCTCAAGGACATCAAG GCTGTGGTCCCCGTTGCCTCCATCTCATCCCTCAAGAAGACCAACACTGTGCTCCTGGTGCCCAACGCGCTCAGCATCCGCACGGCTGAGGGGGAGAAG TTCCTCTTTGTGTCACTGCGCCAGCGGGAGGCCACGTACCAGCTCCTGAAGTCGGTCTGCAAGCACCTGCAG ACCTCAAGCCGGTCAGACCTGGAGCAGAGCACCCCGGAGCCCGACAgcttccaggagctgctgggtaAGTGTCCACG ATGGACCAAGCCCAACACCAAggcaaggggaggaggagaatggAGAGGCAGCAGCGCTGGCTCTGAGAAGCG AGACACCCCCCAACATGCTATGGGCTTGGACCCCTGCGCTGATCATCCCCCTCAACACCATCATCCTCATCTACCTGCTGCT GATGGTGGCCCTGCTGCTGTCCTCAGGGTACATCGGTCTGCGCGtggtggagctggagcagcagctggtggcCATGGGGGCTTTGCCAAACCTCAACTTGTCACAACAGTGAGCGGTGGGGCTGGGACCCCCTCACCCTGCATCCACCCCCCATGTACAAGAAGATGTGAAGCTGGCAAGGACCTAGCTGTCACCAGGCTCGGTGGCAGCCCAGGCACAGAGTCAGGGGCTGCTCAGGGCTGCTCAGAGCTCTTCATCTGCTTCTTGGGGAATGAAGTGGGGCTGGGGCTCCATCGCTGGGTGCCTTCCAGCCCCCCAGACTGCCTGGGGAACCCACCTAAGCTGTGGGGCTCCATCCTGCTTCCTCGGTGTCTCCCAGtaccaggagctgcaggggcagTGAAAAGGGCACGGGGGCTGGCTGGGCTCCTGTGCCCACCACCCTTCCTGCCCAGGGGGCAGAGGTGGCCCAGCGCTGGGCATGGCAGGGACAAAGggacagaattattttgttaa
- the LOC128849252 gene encoding GRAM domain-containing protein 2A-like isoform X11 → MPGKLQRSRRGVLGAKRWQSLEERSSSAAAQLGHPVLARSKTYDPSFCKGTEQAAAATQGPPSPWLSKHAASYHKAFGELAEHEELLACFSCAWQREMPYHGRLYISSHYVCFHSSLLLKDIKAVVPVASISSLKKTNTVLLVPNALSIRTAEGEKFLFVSLRQREATYQLLKSVCKHLQDNGWSPLASQRAEEMFRKPLTSSRSDLEQSTPEPDSFQELLALGRAGSAPCSHMCPPGSPEPPVSSWALIKHLFACRWTKPNTKARGGGEWRGSSAGSEKRDTPQHAMGLDPCADHPPQHHHPHLPAAGTSVCAWWSWSSSWWPWGLCQTSTCHNSERWGWDPLTLHPPPMYKKM, encoded by the exons ATGCCGGGcaagctgcagaggagcagaaggggGGTGCTAGGTGCAAAGCGGTGGcagagcctggaggagaggagcagcagcgcAGCCGCCCAGCTGGGGCACCCCGTGCTTGCCAG GTCCAAAACTTACGACCCCTCCTTCTGTAAGGggacagagcaggcagcagcggCCACGCagggacccccatccccatgg CTGAGCAAGCATGCTGCCAGCTATCACAAAGCCTTTGGGGAGCTCGCGGAGCATGAAGAGCTGCTGGCCTGCTTCTCCTGTGCCTGGCAGAGAGAGATGCCCTACCATGGCCGCCTGTATATCTCCTCCCACTACGTCTGCTTCCACTCCAGCCTCCTCCTCAAGGACATCAAG GCTGTGGTCCCCGTTGCCTCCATCTCATCCCTCAAGAAGACCAACACTGTGCTCCTGGTGCCCAACGCGCTCAGCATCCGCACGGCTGAGGGGGAGAAG TTCCTCTTTGTGTCACTGCGCCAGCGGGAGGCCACGTACCAGCTCCTGAAGTCGGTCTGCAAGCACCTGCAG GACAATGGCTGGAGCCCCCTGGCCTCTCAGAGGGCTGAGGAAATGTTTAGGAAGCCTCTG ACCTCAAGCCGGTCAGACCTGGAGCAGAGCACCCCGGAGCCCGACAgcttccaggagctgctgg CGCTGGGGAGAGCAGGATCAGCTCCTTGCAGCCACATGTGCCCTCCTGgctccccagaacccccagTCTCCTCCTGGGCCCTCATCAAACATCTGTTTGCATGCAGATGGACCAAGCCCAACACCAAggcaaggggaggaggagaatggAGAGGCAGCAGCGCTGGCTCTGAGAAGCG AGACACCCCCCAACATGCTATGGGCTTGGACCCCTGCGCTGATCATCCCCCTCAACACCATCATCCTCATCTACCTGCTGCT GGTACATCGGTCTGCGCGtggtggagctggagcagcagctggtggcCATGGGGGCTTTGCCAAACCTCAACTTGTCACAACAGTGAGCGGTGGGGCTGGGACCCCCTCACCCTGCATCCACCCCCCATGTACAAGAAGATGTGA
- the LOC128849252 gene encoding GRAM domain-containing protein 2B-like isoform X12: MPGKLQRSRRGVLGAKRWQSLEERSSSAAAQLGHPVLARSKTYDPSFCKGTEQAAAATQGPPSPWLSKHAASYHKAFGELAEHEELLACFSCAWQREMPYHGRLYISSHYVCFHSSLLLKDIKAVVPVASISSLKKTNTVLLVPNALSIRTAEGEKFLFVSLRQREATYQLLKSVCKHLQDNGWSPLASQRAEEMFRKPLTSSRSDLEQSTPEPDSFQELLDGPSPTPRQGEEENGEAAALALRSETPPNMLWAWTPALIIPLNTIILIYLLLMVALLLSSGYIGLRVVELEQQLVAMGALPNLNLSQQ, encoded by the exons ATGCCGGGcaagctgcagaggagcagaaggggGGTGCTAGGTGCAAAGCGGTGGcagagcctggaggagaggagcagcagcgcAGCCGCCCAGCTGGGGCACCCCGTGCTTGCCAG GTCCAAAACTTACGACCCCTCCTTCTGTAAGGggacagagcaggcagcagcggCCACGCagggacccccatccccatgg CTGAGCAAGCATGCTGCCAGCTATCACAAAGCCTTTGGGGAGCTCGCGGAGCATGAAGAGCTGCTGGCCTGCTTCTCCTGTGCCTGGCAGAGAGAGATGCCCTACCATGGCCGCCTGTATATCTCCTCCCACTACGTCTGCTTCCACTCCAGCCTCCTCCTCAAGGACATCAAG GCTGTGGTCCCCGTTGCCTCCATCTCATCCCTCAAGAAGACCAACACTGTGCTCCTGGTGCCCAACGCGCTCAGCATCCGCACGGCTGAGGGGGAGAAG TTCCTCTTTGTGTCACTGCGCCAGCGGGAGGCCACGTACCAGCTCCTGAAGTCGGTCTGCAAGCACCTGCAG GACAATGGCTGGAGCCCCCTGGCCTCTCAGAGGGCTGAGGAAATGTTTAGGAAGCCTCTG ACCTCAAGCCGGTCAGACCTGGAGCAGAGCACCCCGGAGCCCGACAgcttccaggagctgctgg ATGGACCAAGCCCAACACCAAggcaaggggaggaggagaatggAGAGGCAGCAGCGCTGGCTCTGAGAAGCG AGACACCCCCCAACATGCTATGGGCTTGGACCCCTGCGCTGATCATCCCCCTCAACACCATCATCCTCATCTACCTGCTGCT GATGGTGGCCCTGCTGCTGTCCTCAGGGTACATCGGTCTGCGCGtggtggagctggagcagcagctggtggcCATGGGGGCTTTGCCAAACCTCAACTTGTCACAACAGTGA